One Microlunatus soli genomic window carries:
- a CDS encoding ROK family transcriptional regulator: MNDRAALHALIRRGPMSRIELEQEIGLSKPAAAELLRRLQEAELVRQDGHRASAGPGPNARLWTVNETAGYAIGIDVISSSFDVAVADLAGGIVAERKVTSRGTGPDPIPTLRRAVIDAARGHGLKLADLDRAVVGISGSIDPLTGLLGYAGHMPRWLGFDVPSRLTEALGVPVTVENDVNLVATDELLHGCARGYTDVVLLWMSRGVAAAVIVSGRLHRGSRGAAGEIDFAPITTDGQPISRLIDAAGVLSLASSYGIAASRATTAVRRAVSGVADHGQAPGDPEGFLGDLAGRIAQAVVIPVSLLDPQLVILGGDIGVAGGDRLADRVADRLHRLVAHRPEVRPATGRENAVRHGAVEAAVRQLQEEVFG; the protein is encoded by the coding sequence ATGAACGATCGTGCCGCATTGCATGCACTGATCCGTCGTGGTCCGATGTCGCGGATCGAACTGGAGCAGGAGATCGGGCTGTCCAAGCCCGCGGCTGCGGAGCTGCTGCGCCGGCTGCAGGAGGCCGAGCTCGTCCGTCAGGACGGACATCGGGCCAGTGCCGGCCCCGGACCGAATGCGCGGCTGTGGACGGTCAACGAGACCGCGGGCTACGCCATCGGCATCGATGTGATCTCCTCCAGCTTCGATGTCGCCGTCGCCGACCTGGCGGGCGGAATCGTCGCCGAGCGGAAGGTGACCAGCCGGGGGACCGGACCGGATCCGATCCCGACCCTTCGCCGCGCCGTGATCGATGCTGCCCGCGGCCACGGGCTGAAGCTGGCCGACCTGGACCGGGCCGTGGTCGGGATCTCCGGATCGATCGATCCACTCACCGGTCTGCTGGGCTACGCCGGTCACATGCCGCGCTGGCTCGGATTCGATGTGCCCAGCCGGCTCACCGAAGCGCTCGGGGTGCCGGTCACGGTGGAGAACGACGTCAATCTGGTCGCCACCGACGAATTGTTGCACGGCTGCGCCCGCGGCTACACCGACGTCGTGCTGCTCTGGATGAGCCGCGGTGTCGCGGCGGCCGTGATCGTCAGCGGGCGTCTGCATCGCGGATCGCGCGGAGCCGCCGGAGAGATCGACTTCGCGCCGATCACCACCGACGGTCAGCCGATCAGCAGGCTGATCGACGCTGCCGGCGTACTGTCCCTGGCCTCCTCCTACGGGATCGCCGCCAGCCGAGCGACGACAGCGGTCCGGCGTGCCGTGTCGGGTGTTGCCGATCATGGCCAGGCTCCTGGTGACCCGGAAGGATTCCTCGGTGATCTTGCGGGGCGGATCGCCCAGGCGGTAGTCATTCCGGTCTCGCTGCTCGACCCCCAGCTCGTCATCCTCGGCGGTGATATCGGCGTCGCCGGAGGAGATCGACTCGCCGACCGAGTGGCCGACCGGTTGCACCGGCTGGTCGCTCATCGCCCGGAGGTCCGACCGGCCACCGGGCGTGAGAATGCGGTCCGCCATGGTGCCGTCGAGGCCGCCGTTCGTCAACTGCAGGAAGAAGTCTTCGGATGA
- a CDS encoding AEC family transporter, which yields MGGVLQGFLTLVIVIGVGFAIAHLKIAGATAQTVLARLAFFVASPALMLTVLAETDVRQIFSANLIASITSVAVSAVLYVLAARFIFRRNASDTVIGTFCSAYVNAGNLGLPMAVYALGSASWIVPMLLTQLILLQPLGLAILDLTTNSQNHGDRRWLRLISQPFRNPLMLGSLVGLLLSIFSIHLPRVLNDPLHMIGNMAVPGMLIAYGISLRLGPLPGRGEPKIQIGYIALLKLVVQPLVGFVMARYVLGLEPHAVLAVTVVAALPTAQNVFTHAVRYDRGVILARDSVFVTTVLSLVVLIVIAAVLAPS from the coding sequence GTGGGTGGAGTCCTGCAGGGATTCCTGACCCTGGTGATCGTGATCGGCGTCGGTTTCGCCATCGCCCATCTCAAGATCGCCGGCGCGACGGCGCAGACGGTGCTGGCCCGGCTGGCGTTCTTCGTCGCCAGTCCGGCACTGATGCTGACGGTGCTGGCCGAGACCGACGTCCGGCAGATCTTCTCGGCCAATCTGATCGCGTCGATCACCAGTGTCGCGGTCAGTGCCGTGCTCTACGTGCTGGCCGCCCGGTTCATCTTCCGGCGCAACGCCAGCGACACCGTGATCGGTACCTTCTGCTCGGCCTACGTCAACGCCGGCAATCTCGGGTTGCCGATGGCGGTCTACGCGCTCGGCAGTGCGTCCTGGATCGTGCCGATGCTGCTGACCCAGTTGATCTTGCTGCAGCCGCTCGGATTGGCGATCCTCGATCTGACCACCAACAGCCAGAACCACGGGGACCGGCGATGGCTGCGGCTGATCAGCCAGCCGTTCCGCAACCCGCTGATGCTCGGCTCACTGGTCGGCCTGTTGCTGTCGATCTTCTCGATCCACCTGCCCCGGGTGCTCAACGACCCGCTGCACATGATCGGCAACATGGCAGTGCCCGGGATGCTGATCGCGTACGGCATCTCGCTGCGCCTCGGCCCACTGCCCGGACGTGGTGAGCCGAAGATCCAGATCGGCTACATCGCGCTGCTGAAGCTGGTCGTGCAGCCGTTGGTCGGATTTGTGATGGCCAGGTACGTGCTCGGCCTCGAGCCGCATGCCGTGCTGGCTGTCACCGTGGTGGCGGCGCTGCCGACTGCGCAGAATGTGTTCACCCACGCCGTACGGTACGACCGGGGCGTCATCCTCGCCCGCGATTCGGTCTTCGTCACCACCGTCTTGTCGCTGGTCGTGTTGATCGTGATCGCCGCCGTCCTGGCGCCGAGCTGA